A stretch of Streptomyces vietnamensis DNA encodes these proteins:
- a CDS encoding class I SAM-dependent methyltransferase has protein sequence MDRTPPDAPESGRRVRRNRDADWNAWPVDDYLTENYRGLHPYDIGVIRHHAAVYRRFAPGSLFRTLELGAGPNLYPLMLAGAAARHVDALEPSAANVRYLRGQLTHGIDDSWQPFYELCRSLDPALPESCAEALRRVRIVRGTADDLRPDTYDLASMHFVAESVTEDVDEFTAVCAAFVRAVRPGGTLLAAFMERMPSYRIGTGPVWPACPVDEAALRAVFAPRTTSLRIARLAKDLTLPEYGDTGVLLLTAERPSPAVPPVQASSSR, from the coding sequence ATGGACCGGACCCCGCCGGACGCCCCGGAGAGCGGCCGCCGGGTGCGCCGCAACCGGGACGCCGACTGGAACGCCTGGCCGGTCGACGACTACCTCACCGAGAACTACCGCGGGCTCCACCCCTACGACATCGGCGTCATCCGCCACCACGCGGCCGTCTACCGGCGCTTCGCCCCCGGCAGCCTCTTCCGCACCCTCGAACTCGGCGCGGGCCCCAACCTCTACCCGCTGATGCTCGCGGGCGCCGCCGCCCGCCACGTCGACGCCCTCGAACCCAGCGCCGCCAACGTCCGCTATCTGCGCGGACAGCTCACCCACGGCATCGACGACAGCTGGCAGCCCTTCTACGAGCTCTGCCGCTCCCTCGACCCGGCCCTCCCGGAAAGCTGCGCCGAGGCGCTCCGCCGGGTCCGGATCGTCCGCGGCACCGCCGACGACCTGCGTCCCGACACCTACGACCTCGCCTCCATGCACTTCGTCGCCGAGAGCGTCACCGAGGACGTCGACGAGTTCACCGCGGTCTGCGCCGCCTTCGTCCGCGCGGTCCGTCCCGGCGGCACGCTCCTCGCCGCCTTCATGGAGCGCATGCCGAGCTACCGCATCGGCACCGGTCCCGTGTGGCCCGCCTGCCCGGTCGACGAGGCCGCCCTGCGGGCCGTCTTCGCCCCCCGCACCACCAGCCTGCGGATCGCCCGGCTCGCGAAGGACCTCACCCTGCCCGAGTACGGGGACACCGGCGTGCTGCTGCTCACGGCCGAACGGCCGTCCCCCGCGGTACCACCGGTTCAGGCCAGCAGCTCCCGGTAG
- a CDS encoding PIG-L deacetylase family protein, producing the protein MADDPLTSFVRTVLGSGVPMIVLSPHLDDAVLSCGALLGWAGRRAPVTVATLFTEAAPPPYALCARQYLRQTRARDAEELFADRREEDRQVLELLDVDWRHIGLVDGLFRRRPRTRPGTERLSRLLPELALVYPTYRMHLSRGRVSAYDAETLRAVGETVDALLPARSGGLVLAPLGVGGHADHVLVRTAAERSGRPVVYYSDFPYNQIAADDDGFADRHRLVARAWERGLDRKDELIRGYRTQTDALFPGGRIPRAPEVYLLPGAGTATASPAVGRRPGTRARTAEGVS; encoded by the coding sequence ATGGCAGACGACCCGCTGACCAGCTTCGTCCGGACGGTCCTCGGCTCCGGCGTCCCGATGATCGTGCTCTCGCCGCACCTGGACGACGCCGTCCTGTCCTGCGGCGCGCTGCTCGGCTGGGCGGGGCGGCGGGCGCCGGTGACGGTCGCCACGCTGTTCACGGAGGCCGCGCCCCCGCCGTACGCCCTCTGCGCCCGGCAGTACCTGAGGCAGACCCGGGCCCGTGACGCGGAGGAGCTCTTCGCCGACCGGCGCGAGGAGGACCGGCAGGTCCTGGAACTCCTGGACGTCGACTGGCGGCACATCGGCCTGGTCGACGGGCTGTTCCGGCGGCGGCCGCGGACCCGTCCGGGCACGGAGCGGCTGTCCCGGCTGCTGCCCGAACTGGCGCTCGTGTACCCGACGTACCGGATGCACCTGTCCCGGGGCCGGGTGTCCGCGTACGACGCCGAGACGCTGCGCGCCGTCGGGGAGACCGTCGACGCGCTGCTGCCCGCCCGTTCCGGCGGCCTGGTGCTGGCGCCCCTGGGGGTGGGCGGGCACGCCGACCACGTCCTGGTCCGCACCGCCGCCGAGCGGAGCGGCCGGCCGGTCGTGTACTACAGCGACTTCCCGTACAACCAGATCGCCGCCGACGACGACGGGTTCGCCGACCGGCACCGGCTGGTGGCCCGCGCCTGGGAGCGGGGCCTCGACCGGAAGGACGAGCTGATCCGGGGCTACCGGACGCAGACCGACGCCCTGTTCCCCGGGGGCCGCATCCCGCGCGCGCCCGAGGTGTACCTGCTGCCCGGGGCCGGAACCGCGACCGCTTCCCCTGCCGTCGGCCGTCGGCCCGGCACCAGGGCCAGGACCGCCGAAGGTGTGTCGTGA
- a CDS encoding glycosyltransferase family 4 protein, with the protein MARGERRLRVLLLTGGPLDGTEGCAAQLASDVLGTLPDVDFVWFSQWPAGRPPPGRGRPVHVLSRDGGPHVSVRVQSVLAGAVFARRVALVHAFLTIGRGFPVFSWLRPLLLGGRPVVHTVTGLMDPKYLTHTRPLGTTVALSESMARRLRAADFGDVRVVPPMIGLDDWPYLPRPQGLPAVLFVGYHEPGGGAEVAIDAAAEAQREGARFRLVLALRGRPGQDSEALAEALRERAGAAGLTDFEVRGHVEDMHALLASVQVLLFPPSVLRGTPDIPLTVLQALASGRPAILSDLPQFADFGHAVLRAPAGDPRRTGQQLAWLLDQPRSWDMLAERGRVLVEDHFGPERFAARYAALYRELLA; encoded by the coding sequence ATGGCCCGCGGTGAGCGGCGGCTCCGTGTCCTGCTCCTGACCGGCGGTCCGCTGGACGGGACGGAAGGCTGTGCCGCCCAGCTCGCCTCCGACGTCCTCGGGACGCTGCCGGACGTGGACTTCGTCTGGTTCTCCCAGTGGCCCGCCGGGCGGCCCCCGCCGGGACGCGGACGGCCCGTCCACGTCCTCTCCCGGGACGGGGGGCCGCACGTCTCCGTACGGGTGCAGTCCGTGCTCGCCGGGGCCGTGTTCGCGCGCCGGGTCGCCCTGGTGCACGCCTTCCTGACCATCGGCCGCGGCTTTCCGGTCTTCTCGTGGCTGCGCCCGCTGCTGCTCGGCGGACGGCCGGTCGTGCACACCGTGACCGGGCTGATGGACCCGAAGTATCTGACGCACACCCGGCCGCTGGGGACGACGGTCGCCCTGTCGGAGTCGATGGCCCGCCGGCTGCGGGCCGCGGACTTCGGGGACGTACGGGTCGTCCCGCCCATGATCGGCCTGGACGACTGGCCGTACCTGCCGCGTCCGCAGGGACTCCCCGCGGTCCTCTTCGTGGGGTACCACGAGCCGGGCGGCGGGGCGGAGGTCGCGATCGACGCCGCGGCGGAGGCCCAGCGGGAGGGGGCCAGGTTCCGCCTGGTGCTCGCCCTGCGCGGACGGCCGGGGCAGGACTCCGAGGCGCTGGCCGAGGCGCTGCGGGAGCGGGCCGGCGCGGCGGGGCTCACCGACTTCGAGGTGCGCGGCCACGTCGAGGACATGCACGCCCTGCTGGCCTCCGTCCAGGTGCTGCTGTTCCCGCCGTCCGTGCTGCGCGGCACCCCGGACATCCCGCTCACCGTGCTCCAGGCGCTGGCCTCGGGGCGGCCCGCGATCCTCAGCGACCTCCCCCAGTTCGCGGACTTCGGCCACGCCGTCCTGCGGGCCCCCGCGGGCGACCCGCGCCGCACCGGGCAGCAGTTGGCGTGGCTGCTCGACCAGCCGCGTTCCTGGGACATGCTCGCCGAGCGGGGGCGGGTCCTGGTCGAGGACCACTTCGGCCCCGAACGTTTCGCGGCCCGGTACGCGGCCCTCTACCGGGAGCTGCTGGCCTGA